In Geopsychrobacter electrodiphilus DSM 16401, a single window of DNA contains:
- a CDS encoding sigma-54-dependent transcriptional regulator produces the protein MKNKILVVDDEHLIRWSLEQSLKKQGYEVSTAGSGEEALRLVQEETPDLVLLDIQLPGMNGMEVLEKIKELEEDVIVIMVTALGVLETAVKAMRLGAYDYINKPFNLDELAIVIKKALETHELRLEVAQLRAVQPKRFSISSIIGASSDLQHVLSMVRKIALSDAGTVLIQGESGTGKELIAKAIHYEGARADKPFMAINCAAVPETLLESELMGHEKGAFTDAKSQKKGLFEMAHGGTVFLDEIGDMPMAIQAKLLRVLEDRTFRRVGGVRDIHVDIRIVSATNCNLLEAIEAKDFRSDLYYRLQVIPIFLPPLRERRDDILLLARHFISGFNREFGKDVKRISPEAEAVLIKYDWPGNIRELRNVIERAVILENDETMELSHLPREVVSRSLPAGDGGPLIFNLPTEGIDIEDVERELIKQALESSDGNQSKAAKKLNLGIDAFRYRMKKFKFL, from the coding sequence ATGAAAAATAAAATTCTGGTTGTCGATGACGAGCATCTCATCCGTTGGTCCCTTGAACAGAGTCTTAAAAAGCAGGGCTATGAGGTCAGTACTGCGGGTTCAGGGGAAGAGGCTCTGCGGTTAGTGCAGGAAGAGACCCCTGATCTGGTCCTGCTCGATATCCAGCTGCCGGGAATGAACGGGATGGAGGTCCTCGAAAAGATCAAGGAGCTCGAAGAAGACGTGATTGTTATCATGGTCACAGCTCTCGGGGTGCTCGAAACAGCGGTTAAGGCGATGCGGCTTGGTGCCTATGATTATATCAATAAGCCGTTTAACCTTGATGAGTTAGCTATTGTAATCAAGAAGGCTCTGGAGACCCATGAGCTCCGTCTGGAGGTCGCACAGTTGCGTGCCGTGCAGCCGAAGCGCTTCAGTATCTCCAGTATTATCGGCGCCAGTTCCGATCTGCAGCATGTATTGTCGATGGTGCGGAAAATTGCCTTGAGTGATGCCGGCACTGTCCTGATTCAGGGCGAAAGTGGCACCGGCAAGGAGTTGATCGCCAAGGCAATTCACTACGAAGGAGCTCGCGCCGATAAGCCGTTCATGGCGATCAACTGTGCCGCGGTCCCGGAAACGTTGCTGGAAAGCGAGCTGATGGGGCACGAAAAAGGCGCTTTTACCGATGCCAAGAGTCAGAAAAAAGGTCTTTTTGAGATGGCTCATGGTGGCACGGTTTTTCTGGATGAGATTGGCGACATGCCGATGGCGATTCAGGCCAAATTGCTGCGTGTTCTCGAAGATCGTACATTTCGGCGGGTCGGCGGCGTGCGAGACATTCATGTCGACATCCGGATTGTCTCGGCAACCAACTGTAACCTGCTCGAAGCGATCGAAGCGAAGGATTTTCGGAGTGATCTTTACTATCGCCTGCAGGTCATTCCGATCTTTCTGCCGCCCTTGCGCGAGCGGCGCGATGATATCCTGCTTCTTGCGCGTCACTTTATCTCAGGGTTTAATCGTGAATTCGGCAAAGATGTGAAGCGGATCTCACCTGAAGCAGAGGCCGTGCTCATTAAGTACGACTGGCCGGGGAATATCCGCGAATTACGCAATGTTATCGAGCGTGCGGTTATCCTTGAAAATGATGAAACGATGGAACTCTCGCACCTCCCCCGTGAGGTGGTCTCAAGAAGTCTCCCTGCCGGTGATGGTGGACCGCTTATCTTTAATCTCCCAACTGAGGGCATAGACATCGAAGATGTTGAGCGTGAATTGATAAAACAGGCGCTGGAGTCCTCCGATGGTAATCAGTCGAAAGCTGCGAAAAAATTGAATCTCGGTATCGATGCTTTTCGTTACCGAATGAAAAAATTTAAGTTTTTGTAA
- a CDS encoding GerMN domain-containing protein: MVKFSLNKQLILIGALILVLVLLLFGVWSARDKQPDAKVVLPQLEPRDIVLYFADPTGVALVSKERQIPGCNDERQCIARTIEALTRGSKELPAILPQGTHVIGVEIEGDLARVNFSRDLVNKHPGGTLSELLTVYGLANTLTVNFPSLERLQILVEGQIQATLKGHVDISRPIKAEFRYSYIPDTQESYPASEGDNSAEAATKN, translated from the coding sequence ATGGTGAAATTTTCCCTGAATAAACAGCTCATTTTGATCGGCGCTCTTATCCTTGTACTGGTCCTCCTTTTGTTTGGGGTCTGGTCTGCGCGGGACAAGCAACCGGACGCGAAAGTTGTGCTTCCTCAACTCGAACCGCGTGATATTGTGCTTTATTTTGCTGATCCGACGGGGGTTGCACTCGTCTCTAAAGAACGCCAGATCCCCGGGTGTAACGATGAACGGCAATGTATCGCCCGCACCATTGAAGCCTTAACCAGAGGCTCCAAAGAATTGCCGGCGATTCTGCCACAAGGCACGCATGTAATTGGAGTAGAGATTGAAGGAGATCTGGCGCGCGTTAATTTTAGTCGTGACCTGGTCAACAAGCACCCCGGTGGGACCCTCTCAGAACTGTTGACGGTTTATGGGTTGGCAAATACCCTGACGGTCAATTTCCCCTCTTTGGAACGGTTGCAAATCCTGGTTGAGGGGCAGATTCAGGCGACATTGAAGGGACATGTCGACATCTCACGACCGATCAAGGCCGAATTTCGCTACAGCTATATCCCTGATACGCAGGAGAGTTATCCTGCTTCTGAAGGGGATAATTCGGCAGAGGCAGCAACGAAAAACTGA
- the nikR gene encoding nickel-responsive transcriptional regulator NikR translates to MADLTRFGISIDARLLEQFDQLIDSKGYSNRSEAIRDLIRGTLVEQEWGDMTRETVATVTLVYDHHTRDLADKLTEHQHSHHREILSTLHIHLDAHHCLEVVAIKGQANQVKRIADELIGTKGVKHGKLVATTTGQDLG, encoded by the coding sequence ATGGCCGACCTCACCCGCTTTGGTATTTCGATCGATGCCCGTCTGCTTGAGCAGTTCGACCAACTGATAGACAGCAAGGGGTACAGCAATCGTTCCGAAGCAATTCGTGATCTGATTCGCGGTACTCTGGTCGAACAGGAATGGGGTGACATGACCCGTGAAACCGTGGCCACAGTGACCCTGGTTTACGATCATCATACGCGCGATCTGGCTGACAAACTGACGGAACACCAGCACTCTCATCACCGGGAGATTCTCTCAACCCTGCACATCCACCTCGATGCCCACCACTGCCTTGAAGTGGTTGCCATCAAAGGCCAGGCAAATCAGGTCAAACGAATCGCCGATGAATTGATCGGTACCAAAGGGGTCAAGCATGGCAAACTTGTCGCGACCACAACGGGACAGGATCTAGGCTAA
- the murI gene encoding glutamate racemase, which translates to MKQQAIGVFDSGVGGLTVCRELVRRLPQESFLYLGDTARVPYGTKSPAMVTQYAFEAAEFLCRQGIKLLVVACNTASAVALPRLREVLKVPVVGVIEPGARAAVAGGGRRVGVLGTEGTINSRSYEQALHKLAPQIAVFSVACPLFVPLAEEGWGDHLVTRQVAEEYLAPLLAKNIDTLVLGCTHYPLLEAAIRAAVGPDVLLVDSAASTALEVAELLHNGSIAADPGCGDQRFYVTDVPTRFKRIGSGFLGAELQSVEQVHIG; encoded by the coding sequence ATGAAGCAACAAGCCATCGGAGTGTTCGATTCCGGAGTCGGTGGACTGACTGTTTGTCGCGAGTTGGTTCGGCGCCTGCCTCAAGAAAGCTTCCTCTATCTTGGGGATACCGCGCGAGTTCCCTATGGGACCAAGAGCCCCGCGATGGTGACACAGTATGCTTTTGAAGCTGCAGAGTTTTTGTGTCGTCAGGGGATCAAGTTGCTGGTGGTGGCTTGCAATACCGCTTCGGCGGTGGCTTTGCCGCGGTTGCGTGAAGTTTTAAAGGTTCCGGTTGTCGGGGTGATTGAGCCGGGAGCACGTGCTGCCGTCGCCGGTGGAGGTCGGCGCGTCGGAGTGCTCGGCACTGAAGGAACCATCAATAGCCGTTCCTATGAACAGGCCCTGCATAAACTCGCGCCACAAATAGCCGTTTTTTCAGTAGCCTGCCCACTCTTTGTCCCATTGGCTGAGGAGGGTTGGGGAGACCATCTGGTCACCCGTCAGGTTGCAGAGGAATACCTTGCGCCACTCCTGGCGAAAAATATCGACACCCTGGTGCTAGGGTGCACGCATTACCCCCTGCTTGAGGCGGCTATCCGCGCCGCGGTTGGTCCGGATGTTTTGCTTGTGGACTCCGCGGCCTCAACGGCTCTTGAGGTCGCCGAACTGCTTCATAACGGGAGTATAGCTGCCGATCCGGGTTGCGGCGATCAACGTTTTTATGTAACTGATGTGCCTACCAGGTTCAAGCGGATCGGGAGTGGTTTTCTTGGGGCAGAGCTTCAATCTGTCGAACAGGTTCATATCGGTTGA
- a CDS encoding sensor histidine kinase, which yields MFKSLISRIILFNVLLLALGVGIFTLFHLYREQGHLIGATRNHANMLLGTIEKSIFNSMRLGNTSEVQAILETVGHGHGITGVRIFNSEGIVLKSADPEEIGARVNSQDLELFNKNLTEGFFQLQGGARVLAMVRPIVSDERCFRCHGDGRRVIGVLNMDFSLSEMNLQLRETSQLFVVSTLIILAFLAAGVSVVMNRFLRRPLEKITQCMAQVEDGDLTVRMQSVQDDEIGQLMDGFNAMVGNLSRAQNELETYHYQQMERVDRLASVGEMAAGLAHEIKNPLAGISGAISVLSEDYPEGDQRREIMLQIQSQIGRLDKTVNDLLYFGKPGSPEFLFTNINDLIKQTFLFVAQHPESKNINRVEELTRDLPAVWIDRKQIQQVILNIALNAVQAMTEGGVLTVVTDQLSQERKNWVRIRIADTGPGITPEVRAKIFTPFFTTKTQGTGLGLPICRQLMEQNGGSLGVESELSKGAEFTLLLPVLDARPRSI from the coding sequence ATGTTTAAAAGTCTGATCAGTCGCATTATTCTCTTCAACGTTCTGTTGCTCGCCCTCGGGGTCGGGATCTTTACCCTGTTTCATCTCTATCGTGAACAGGGGCACCTGATCGGCGCGACCCGTAATCATGCCAACATGTTGCTCGGCACGATTGAGAAGTCTATCTTTAACTCAATGCGCCTGGGAAACACCTCCGAAGTTCAGGCAATTCTCGAAACTGTTGGACATGGGCACGGAATAACCGGGGTGCGTATTTTTAATTCTGAGGGGATTGTCCTTAAATCTGCAGATCCTGAAGAGATTGGTGCCCGTGTCAACAGCCAGGATCTCGAGTTGTTTAATAAAAATCTTACGGAAGGGTTTTTTCAGTTGCAGGGTGGCGCGCGCGTACTGGCCATGGTGCGCCCGATTGTCTCGGATGAACGTTGTTTCCGTTGCCATGGCGACGGGCGGCGGGTCATTGGCGTGCTCAATATGGATTTCTCCTTGTCCGAGATGAATCTTCAGTTGCGAGAAACCAGCCAGTTGTTTGTTGTTTCGACCCTGATCATCCTCGCTTTTCTGGCCGCCGGAGTTTCGGTCGTGATGAACAGATTCCTGCGCCGCCCTCTGGAGAAAATCACCCAGTGCATGGCGCAGGTTGAAGATGGCGATCTCACGGTACGCATGCAGTCCGTACAGGACGATGAAATCGGACAGCTGATGGATGGTTTTAATGCGATGGTCGGTAACCTTTCCCGTGCGCAGAATGAACTCGAAACCTATCATTATCAGCAGATGGAACGTGTTGATCGGCTTGCTTCGGTCGGAGAGATGGCCGCAGGTCTGGCTCACGAAATTAAGAACCCGCTGGCCGGGATCAGTGGCGCGATCAGCGTTTTGTCCGAAGATTATCCGGAAGGGGATCAGCGTCGTGAAATTATGCTGCAGATCCAGTCCCAGATCGGACGACTCGACAAAACGGTTAATGATCTACTCTATTTCGGTAAGCCCGGGAGTCCCGAGTTTTTATTTACCAATATCAACGACCTGATAAAGCAGACGTTCCTGTTCGTCGCGCAGCATCCGGAATCAAAAAATATCAACCGGGTTGAGGAGTTGACGCGGGATCTGCCTGCAGTCTGGATTGATCGGAAGCAGATTCAGCAGGTCATCCTCAATATTGCCCTGAATGCCGTACAGGCCATGACCGAAGGCGGCGTGCTGACAGTGGTGACAGACCAGCTGAGCCAGGAACGAAAAAACTGGGTCAGGATCCGCATCGCTGACACCGGGCCTGGTATCACACCTGAGGTCCGGGCTAAGATTTTTACTCCGTTTTTCACCACAAAGACCCAGGGCACCGGACTTGGCCTGCCAATTTGCCGGCAATTGATGGAGCAGAATGGCGGGAGTCTGGGGGTTGAAAGTGAGCTCAGCAAGGGTGCGGAGTTTACTTTGCTTTTGCCGGTGCTGGATGCTCGGCCCAGGTCGATATAG
- a CDS encoding ribonucleoside triphosphate reductase: protein MIDFIRKRDGRLVSFEEVKISHAIVKAVEAVGGADFGKAADIGRQVCGILGVLYKDGRVPTVENVQDLVEKILIENGHAQTAKAYIIYRKQREGLRETREFMKESIEAIDSYLVQEDWRVNENANMGYSLQGLNNHIASNITSNYWLNKIYPPDVAKAHREGDYHIHDLGMLSVYCCGWDLKDLLLKGFTGAYGKVQSGPARHFRTALGQAVNFFYTLQGEAAGAQAFANFDTLLAPFIAFDKLGFAEVKQCLQEFVFNMNVPTRVGFQTPFTNITMDMVVPKNMAGEAVVLGGELQDRTYGEFQEEMDLLNRAFCEVMMAGDASGRIFSFPIPTYNITVGFNWDDPRFEPIWEMTARYGIPYFSNFINSDMDPEDARSMCCRLRLDNRELRRRGGGLFGSNPLTGSIGVVTINLPRAAYLTDSMSDFFARIGRLMKLAYESLELKRKQLERFTEEGLYPYSKFYLGGIRERTGRYWDNHFSTIGLIGMNEACLNLIGVGIDSAEGEALAKSTLEFMRKQLEAFQEETGHLYNLEATPAEGTSYRLASVDRKRFPDIITAGTEEPYYTNSTQLPVGSTDDIFSALQHQDSLQTLYTGGTVFHGFLGERIEDWRGARLLVRRIAENFHLPYFTLSPTFTICPVHGYIAGEHFACPHHQDGQAA from the coding sequence ATGATCGATTTTATCCGCAAACGCGACGGTCGGCTGGTTTCGTTCGAAGAAGTAAAAATCTCCCACGCCATCGTGAAAGCCGTTGAAGCGGTTGGCGGTGCCGATTTTGGCAAGGCGGCCGATATCGGGCGTCAGGTGTGCGGCATTCTGGGCGTGCTCTATAAGGATGGCCGGGTTCCGACCGTTGAAAACGTGCAGGATCTGGTTGAAAAAATCCTGATCGAAAATGGTCATGCCCAGACCGCCAAGGCTTATATCATTTACCGGAAGCAGCGTGAAGGACTGCGCGAAACGCGTGAGTTCATGAAGGAGTCGATCGAGGCAATCGACTCCTATCTGGTGCAGGAAGACTGGCGGGTGAATGAGAACGCGAACATGGGCTATTCGCTTCAGGGCCTCAATAATCATATCGCCTCCAACATCACCAGCAATTACTGGCTGAACAAGATCTATCCGCCGGATGTTGCTAAAGCGCATCGTGAAGGGGACTACCACATCCATGATCTGGGGATGCTCTCGGTCTATTGCTGTGGCTGGGATCTGAAAGACCTGCTGCTCAAAGGGTTCACCGGCGCGTATGGCAAGGTCCAGAGTGGCCCGGCGCGTCATTTCCGCACTGCGCTGGGGCAGGCGGTCAACTTCTTTTATACCTTGCAGGGCGAAGCCGCCGGGGCGCAGGCCTTCGCCAATTTTGATACCCTTCTCGCGCCCTTTATTGCTTTCGACAAGCTCGGTTTTGCCGAAGTCAAACAGTGCCTGCAGGAATTTGTGTTTAATATGAACGTGCCGACACGTGTCGGTTTTCAGACCCCCTTCACCAATATCACCATGGATATGGTGGTGCCGAAGAATATGGCCGGTGAAGCGGTTGTCCTGGGGGGGGAACTGCAAGATCGTACCTACGGTGAATTTCAGGAGGAGATGGATCTTCTGAATCGCGCCTTCTGCGAGGTGATGATGGCGGGGGATGCCTCTGGCCGTATCTTCTCCTTCCCGATTCCGACCTACAACATCACCGTCGGATTTAACTGGGACGACCCGCGATTCGAACCGATCTGGGAGATGACCGCCCGCTATGGTATCCCTTATTTCAGCAATTTTATTAACTCTGATATGGATCCCGAGGACGCGCGTTCGATGTGTTGCCGACTGCGGCTCGATAATCGTGAACTGCGGCGGCGTGGCGGCGGTTTGTTCGGTTCGAATCCGCTGACTGGATCCATCGGCGTCGTCACGATTAATCTGCCGCGTGCCGCTTACCTGACCGATAGCATGAGCGATTTTTTCGCCCGGATCGGGCGCCTGATGAAGCTGGCGTATGAATCTTTGGAGCTGAAACGCAAACAGCTCGAGCGGTTTACCGAAGAAGGCCTCTATCCCTACAGCAAGTTTTATTTAGGGGGGATTCGCGAGCGGACCGGCCGCTACTGGGATAATCACTTTTCGACCATCGGCCTGATCGGCATGAACGAAGCCTGTCTCAACCTGATCGGCGTCGGTATCGATAGCGCAGAAGGTGAGGCCCTGGCTAAGTCCACTCTTGAATTCATGCGCAAGCAGCTTGAGGCGTTTCAGGAGGAGACCGGGCATCTTTATAACCTGGAGGCGACTCCTGCCGAAGGGACCAGCTATCGCCTGGCCAGTGTTGATCGCAAACGTTTCCCTGACATTATCACCGCGGGGACCGAAGAACCATATTATACCAATTCGACTCAGTTGCCGGTCGGCTCAACCGACGATATTTTTTCTGCGTTGCAGCATCAGGATAGTCTGCAGACGCTGTATACCGGCGGTACGGTTTTTCACGGTTTTCTTGGGGAGCGCATCGAAGATTGGCGCGGCGCGCGACTGCTGGTGCGGCGTATTGCCGAAAATTTCCATCTGCCATATTTCACCCTGAGTCCAACCTTTACGATCTGCCCGGTGCATGGCTATATCGCCGGGGAACATTTCGCTTGCCCCCATCATCAGGATGGTCAGGCGGCCTGA
- a CDS encoding type II secretion system protein: protein MKQDSQPFSVHSLRYILRGERGVSLVLVLVLMAILGLSAGIAGSTWSSLTRRAREADLLWKGGQIRTALGSYYASTHAEGTPNIFPSKLEYLLKDPRFLETKRHLRQLYPDPMTGKDWVLIKDEGGRIKGVRSSLAEEPFKQGNFSEENKSFEGRGLYSEWEFVYIPELKTPTTTQPPVKSEGQSSPESNKQQGNPDPPQS, encoded by the coding sequence ATGAAGCAAGATAGTCAGCCTTTTTCCGTTCATTCACTTCGCTATATCCTGCGAGGTGAAAGGGGGGTTTCGCTGGTCCTGGTTCTGGTCCTGATGGCGATTCTGGGGTTGTCGGCCGGAATCGCGGGGTCAACCTGGAGCAGTCTGACTCGCCGTGCGCGTGAAGCCGACCTTCTCTGGAAGGGTGGGCAGATCAGGACGGCGCTTGGTTCTTACTATGCCTCAACGCATGCTGAGGGTACGCCCAACATCTTCCCTTCAAAACTGGAATACCTGTTGAAAGATCCACGTTTTCTCGAAACAAAAAGGCATCTGCGCCAACTGTATCCCGATCCGATGACCGGTAAAGATTGGGTGTTGATTAAAGATGAGGGGGGGAGAATCAAGGGTGTGCGCTCCTCTCTGGCTGAAGAACCTTTCAAACAGGGCAATTTTTCCGAAGAGAATAAGAGCTTTGAAGGGCGTGGGCTGTACAGCGAATGGGAGTTTGTTTACATCCCCGAGCTCAAAACACCCACAACGACTCAGCCACCAGTTAAAAGCGAAGGGCAGTCATCGCCTGAATCTAACAAGCAGCAGGGCAACCCCGACCCACCTCAGAGTTGA
- a CDS encoding anaerobic ribonucleoside-triphosphate reductase activating protein, translated as MQIKGFQGTSLLDFPGRISALVYTGGCNLRCAFCHNPGLVLDPDQYPDFPLPELYSELQKRKVFIDGVVVSGGEPTLERGLKTLLTRIKELGLQVKLDTNGLQPKVLADLLECGLLDYLAIDLKTAPRRYSELHSAPVDVGALLESCQLAMTSAPEYEFRTTCVPGLVTDREIVEMGEVIRGGRSWVLQQYVPRAQLLGRAPAEAYPMEVFEHFQKLAASCVVQVVGRGW; from the coding sequence TTGCAGATTAAAGGGTTTCAGGGGACCAGTCTGCTCGATTTTCCCGGAAGGATCTCTGCTCTGGTCTACACCGGAGGGTGCAACCTGCGGTGTGCTTTCTGCCATAACCCCGGCCTGGTCCTTGACCCTGACCAGTATCCTGATTTTCCTCTACCAGAACTGTATTCCGAGTTACAGAAGCGAAAGGTCTTTATCGATGGCGTCGTCGTATCGGGGGGCGAGCCGACCCTTGAGCGGGGGTTAAAAACGCTTTTGACCCGGATTAAGGAGTTGGGGTTGCAGGTTAAACTGGATACCAACGGTTTGCAGCCGAAAGTTCTGGCGGACCTGCTTGAGTGCGGCTTGCTTGATTATCTGGCAATCGATCTCAAAACCGCGCCGCGACGTTATTCCGAACTTCATTCTGCACCTGTAGATGTTGGAGCGCTGCTGGAGAGTTGTCAGTTGGCAATGACTTCAGCTCCCGAGTACGAGTTTCGCACGACCTGTGTCCCGGGTTTGGTGACTGACAGGGAAATTGTCGAGATGGGGGAAGTGATTCGGGGTGGCAGAAGCTGGGTGCTGCAGCAGTATGTCCCTCGTGCCCAGTTGCTGGGGAGGGCACCCGCGGAGGCTTATCCGATGGAGGTGTTCGAACATTTTCAAAAACTGGCGGCATCCTGTGTTGTTCAGGTCGTCGGGCGGGGGTGGTGA
- a CDS encoding HAMP domain-containing protein produces the protein MFKKVGIKVAVMVNLVLLVVMAAGTWYIVDQQGKSLESQLLERGRIEALVGAKLIGKVMDEAIDNGVFSVKAAFDQDYVPIPGFEPAKYHTQYDAYLDKAILAMEDEFLQDDSVVFAVAVDVNGYLPTHNTRYQKAITGDKQKDLVGNRTKRMFNDPVGIKAARNLEPVLQQVYNRDTGETMWDISAPIRVKGKHWGGFRIGFSLEKTQQAKSDLTLTLGAIMLGILLLSTVLVFIIVNGALAPLTRLTRIAGDLADGRVGEKIEKLSQDEIGQLADVLERLRVSLKAAMERLTRVK, from the coding sequence GTGTTTAAGAAAGTAGGAATAAAAGTTGCCGTGATGGTCAATCTTGTGCTGCTGGTCGTTATGGCGGCGGGCACCTGGTACATTGTCGACCAGCAGGGGAAGAGTCTTGAAAGCCAACTGCTCGAACGGGGGCGGATTGAAGCATTGGTTGGTGCCAAATTGATCGGCAAAGTCATGGACGAAGCGATTGATAATGGAGTTTTCTCGGTCAAGGCGGCGTTTGATCAGGATTATGTACCGATTCCAGGATTTGAGCCTGCGAAGTATCACACCCAATACGATGCTTATCTGGATAAAGCGATCCTGGCGATGGAAGATGAGTTTTTGCAGGATGATTCAGTGGTTTTTGCAGTGGCCGTTGATGTAAATGGCTATTTGCCGACCCACAATACGCGCTATCAGAAGGCGATCACCGGTGACAAGCAGAAGGACCTGGTTGGCAACCGAACCAAGCGAATGTTCAACGATCCGGTTGGAATCAAGGCGGCTCGGAATCTGGAGCCTGTGCTGCAGCAGGTCTATAATCGCGATACAGGCGAGACCATGTGGGACATCTCGGCCCCGATTCGGGTCAAGGGGAAACACTGGGGCGGGTTTCGTATCGGATTTTCACTGGAAAAAACCCAGCAGGCCAAATCTGATCTGACTTTGACCCTGGGAGCGATCATGCTGGGGATTCTCCTGCTTTCTACGGTTTTGGTCTTTATTATCGTGAATGGAGCCCTGGCTCCTCTGACCCGTTTAACCCGTATTGCCGGTGACCTGGCTGATGGCCGGGTCGGTGAAAAGATTGAAAAATTGAGCCAGGACGAGATTGGGCAGCTCGCTGATGTGCTGGAGAGACTGCGCGTCAGTCTGAAAGCGGCGATGGAGCGTTTAACCCGCGTCAAATAG